A single region of the Novosphingobium sp. genome encodes:
- a CDS encoding efflux RND transporter permease subunit, producing the protein MKLAHFFIDHPRFAAVLSIFITIAGLVTMLVLPIAQYPSIVPPTIDITTSFPGANADTIARTVATPLEQAVNGVENMDYITSQSTSDGQLTTTVYFKIGSDPNIDLILTRNRVLDAVSRLPPEVQAQGVKVNKTIKALVLGVHVYSPDGSRSPEYLYNYMLKIRDQISRLPGVSQFQLFGSREYAMRVWVDPDKAAAYNISANEILAALRAQNAQVSTGRLNAPLDGAKSHGAYEVNVETLGRLTTPEEFNNVIVKADAQGHITRIRDIGHAELGASDYGTKAYANKFVSTPWFVVATPDANVVGLEHAIWDKMAQLRKSFPSGVDYLDIYDPTTFVSQSIDEVVTTIGIAILLVVGVVYLFLQSWRATIIPVVAIPISLLGTFTVLGLTGGSINNLSLFGVVLAVGIVVDDAIVVVENVERNMALGMSAREATRRTMNEVSTALIAIALTLCAVFVPTSFIPGISGLFFKQFAITISASTIISAFVSLTLSPALCAVLLKPHTASHAEPHGVRKHLNRFFGRFNHGFTALSERYARLTGTAVRKTGVMMVAYVILIGATAFQMSRMPSGFIPESDIGYLATVIQLPPGSSLERTDKVVREVNEIALGLKTAKGENLIGGTSPVTGLDVVTNTSAPNVGTVFTGLPSLYGKHISGTDAHTVVAAMNKATASIKDARVITLMPPAVQGLGAPGGFTLELEDRGGLGPEALAKATNELVAAANKNKAFAGAFTLFNAGAPSMKADIDREKAEKLGLTPTDIFSTIGLYLGSQYVNDFNFYGRTYPVYVQADHQFRSTTANIGALKVRNAAGIMVPLSAVTTFKSETKPYRVPRYNLYPSSEIIGTAAPGVASGTAIREMEKLADQTLPAGIGYEWTDLAHQQQAQTISPMLIFAASALFVFLVLAAQYESWKIPLAILMIIPMCLLASSTGLHLRTMPIDILAQIGFVVLLGLAAKNAILIVEFARHHQDHEGATPEQASVLAAKERLRPILMTSLAFIAGVFPLAIASGAGSEMRQAMGTAVFSGMIGVTVFGLLFTPAFYTIMRKLNVKLPNLSNPFHASDRRSA; encoded by the coding sequence ATGAAACTCGCCCATTTCTTCATCGATCACCCGCGCTTTGCCGCGGTGCTCTCGATCTTCATCACCATCGCCGGGCTGGTCACCATGCTGGTGCTGCCCATCGCGCAATATCCCAGCATCGTTCCCCCCACGATCGACATCACCACCAGCTTCCCCGGCGCCAATGCCGACACCATCGCCCGCACCGTGGCCACTCCGCTGGAGCAGGCGGTGAACGGCGTGGAGAACATGGATTACATCACCAGCCAGTCGACCAGCGACGGGCAGCTCACCACCACGGTCTATTTCAAGATCGGCAGCGATCCGAACATCGACCTGATCCTGACGCGCAACCGCGTGCTGGATGCCGTCTCGCGTTTGCCCCCAGAAGTTCAGGCGCAGGGTGTGAAGGTCAACAAGACCATCAAGGCGCTGGTGCTGGGCGTGCATGTCTATTCGCCAGATGGCTCGCGCAGCCCGGAGTATCTCTACAATTATATGCTGAAGATCCGCGACCAGATCTCGCGTTTGCCCGGCGTGTCGCAGTTCCAGCTTTTCGGCTCGCGTGAATATGCCATGCGCGTCTGGGTCGATCCCGACAAGGCGGCGGCTTACAACATCAGCGCCAATGAAATTCTGGCCGCGCTGCGGGCACAAAATGCGCAGGTCTCCACCGGCCGTCTGAACGCGCCTCTGGACGGGGCCAAGTCGCATGGTGCCTATGAGGTCAATGTCGAAACGCTGGGCCGCCTGACCACGCCTGAAGAGTTCAACAATGTGATCGTCAAGGCCGATGCCCAGGGCCATATCACCCGCATCCGCGATATCGGCCATGCCGAGCTTGGCGCCTCCGACTATGGCACCAAGGCCTATGCCAACAAGTTCGTCTCCACGCCCTGGTTCGTGGTCGCCACGCCCGACGCCAATGTCGTGGGGCTGGAGCATGCGATCTGGGACAAGATGGCGCAATTGCGCAAGAGCTTCCCCTCGGGCGTCGATTATCTGGACATCTATGATCCCACCACCTTCGTGTCGCAATCCATCGATGAGGTGGTGACCACCATCGGCATCGCCATTCTGCTGGTGGTCGGCGTGGTTTACCTCTTCCTGCAGAGCTGGCGCGCCACGATCATTCCGGTGGTGGCCATTCCCATCTCGCTGCTGGGCACCTTCACCGTGTTGGGGCTGACGGGCGGCTCGATCAACAATCTTTCGCTGTTCGGCGTGGTGCTGGCGGTGGGGATCGTGGTCGACGATGCCATCGTCGTGGTCGAGAATGTCGAGCGCAACATGGCGCTGGGCATGAGCGCCCGCGAAGCCACCCGCCGCACGATGAACGAGGTTTCCACCGCGCTGATCGCAATTGCTCTGACGCTTTGCGCGGTTTTCGTACCAACCTCTTTTATTCCGGGTATTTCCGGCCTGTTCTTCAAGCAGTTTGCGATCACCATTTCGGCCTCCACGATCATCTCGGCCTTCGTCTCGCTGACGCTGAGCCCGGCGCTCTGTGCGGTGCTGCTGAAACCCCACACGGCCAGCCATGCCGAGCCGCACGGTGTGCGCAAGCATCTCAACCGCTTCTTTGGCCGCTTCAACCATGGCTTCACCGCCCTGTCGGAGCGTTATGCCAGGCTGACCGGCACCGCCGTGCGCAAGACCGGCGTGATGATGGTCGCCTATGTGATCCTGATCGGTGCCACAGCCTTCCAGATGTCGCGCATGCCCAGCGGTTTCATCCCCGAATCCGACATCGGCTATCTGGCCACCGTCATCCAGCTTCCCCCCGGCTCCAGCCTGGAGCGGACCGACAAGGTGGTGCGTGAAGTCAATGAGATCGCGCTGGGTCTGAAAACCGCCAAGGGTGAAAATCTGATCGGCGGCACCTCGCCCGTCACCGGTCTGGATGTGGTGACCAACACCAGCGCGCCCAATGTCGGCACGGTCTTCACCGGTCTCCCCTCGCTCTATGGCAAGCATATCTCGGGCACCGATGCCCATACGGTGGTGGCCGCCATGAACAAGGCGACGGCCAGCATCAAGGACGCGCGGGTCATCACGCTGATGCCGCCTGCGGTGCAGGGGCTGGGCGCGCCGGGCGGCTTCACGCTGGAGCTGGAAGATCGCGGGGGTCTGGGGCCGGAAGCCTTGGCCAAGGCGACCAATGAGCTGGTCGCTGCGGCCAACAAGAACAAGGCTTTTGCCGGTGCCTTCACCCTCTTCAACGCCGGTGCCCCCTCGATGAAGGCGGACATCGACCGCGAAAAGGCCGAAAAGCTGGGCCTGACACCGACCGACATCTTCTCCACCATCGGGCTCTATCTCGGCTCGCAATATGTCAATGATTTCAACTTCTATGGCCGCACCTACCCGGTCTATGTGCAGGCGGATCACCAGTTCCGCTCGACCACGGCCAACATCGGCGCTCTGAAGGTGCGCAATGCGGCGGGCATCATGGTGCCGCTCAGCGCCGTGACCACCTTCAAGAGCGAAACCAAGCCCTATCGCGTGCCGCGCTACAACCTCTACCCCTCCTCCGAGATCATCGGCACGGCGGCGCCCGGTGTGGCCTCCGGTACGGCGATCAGGGAGATGGAGAAGCTGGCCGACCAGACGCTGCCCGCCGGCATCGGTTACGAATGGACCGATCTGGCCCATCAGCAGCAGGCCCAGACCATCTCGCCGATGCTGATCTTCGCTGCCTCCGCACTCTTCGTCTTCCTGGTGCTGGCGGCGCAGTATGAAAGCTGGAAGATCCCGCTGGCCATCCTGATGATCATCCCGATGTGCCTTCTGGCTTCTTCCACCGGTCTGCATCTGCGGACCATGCCGATCGATATTCTGGCCCAGATCGGTTTCGTGGTGTTGCTGGGGCTGGCGGCCAAGAATGCGATCCTGATCGTGGAATTCGCCCGCCATCACCAGGACCATGAAGGCGCCACGCCTGAACAGGCCTCGGTGCTGGCCGCCAAGGAGCGCCTGCGGCCGATCCTGATGACCTCGCTGGCCTTTATCGCGGGGGTCTTCCCGCTGGCCATCGCCTCTGGCGCGGGGTCGGAGATGCGGCAGGCCATGGGCACGGCGGTGTTCTCCGGCATGATCGGCGTGACCGTCTTCGGCCTGCTCTTCACGCCCGCCTTCTACACCATCATGCGCAAGTTGAACGTCAAACTCCCCAATCTTTCCAACCCCTTCCATGCTTCTGACAGGAGGTCGGCATGA
- a CDS encoding efflux transporter outer membrane subunit: MNIKRLLGMSVLLIPLALEACAVGPNYVKPETALAPFHNAAPVVQAAAPVPLDSWWTGFNDPMLVTVVQRALDQNLDLAAALGRVQQARAVAKGAGAQLLPTVDVSGGATANRASLRSPYSSAVGSQSGLQRNYEDYAVGPSSSWEIDLFGGLRRGAKAASEEESAAEADRVGTRITVVADAADAYLQIRGYQARLAVALDQVSNDEHLLKLVQDRYAAGSGTGQEIAEAQALLRQARASVPLLRIGLEKQLNRLDVLMGAQPGTYAQELGVVAAIPAIPAIPDKAEPTDMLRRRPDIIAAERRLAASSDRIGVAISDYYPKVSLSGALGFDSISAASLFSKGAFTATGGGLIRWRLFDFGKVDAQVKQARGANAEALALYRQTVLRAAEDVEDSLITLSQTQDRVTEVQEQVAALTKARDLAQQSWKAGSTPLTDVINADQQLLIARDQLDSERAGSARAAVAVFRALGGGWQPTGLRVAAKS; the protein is encoded by the coding sequence ATGAACATCAAGCGTCTGCTGGGGATGAGCGTTCTGCTCATCCCACTCGCCCTCGAAGCCTGCGCCGTCGGCCCCAACTATGTGAAGCCCGAGACCGCGCTGGCCCCCTTTCACAATGCCGCGCCGGTGGTGCAAGCCGCCGCCCCGGTGCCGCTCGACAGTTGGTGGACGGGGTTCAACGATCCCATGCTGGTCACGGTGGTGCAGCGCGCGCTGGATCAGAATCTCGATCTGGCGGCGGCTCTGGGCCGGGTGCAACAGGCCCGCGCGGTGGCCAAGGGGGCTGGCGCGCAATTGCTGCCCACGGTGGACGTCTCGGGTGGAGCCACCGCTAATCGGGCCAGCCTGCGCAGCCCCTATTCCTCAGCCGTTGGCAGCCAGTCGGGCCTTCAACGCAATTATGAAGATTATGCGGTAGGCCCCAGTTCCAGTTGGGAAATCGACCTCTTCGGCGGCCTGCGTCGCGGTGCCAAAGCCGCCAGCGAGGAAGAGTCCGCGGCTGAGGCCGACCGTGTCGGCACGCGTATCACCGTGGTGGCCGATGCGGCCGATGCCTATCTGCAGATCCGGGGCTATCAGGCGCGGCTTGCCGTGGCGCTCGATCAGGTGAGCAATGACGAACATCTGCTCAAGCTGGTGCAGGACCGCTATGCGGCGGGTTCCGGCACCGGGCAGGAGATCGCCGAGGCGCAGGCCCTGTTGCGTCAGGCGCGGGCCAGCGTGCCTCTGCTGCGCATCGGGTTGGAAAAGCAGCTCAACCGGCTCGATGTGCTGATGGGCGCCCAGCCGGGCACCTATGCGCAGGAACTGGGCGTGGTCGCCGCCATCCCAGCGATCCCCGCCATCCCCGACAAGGCCGAGCCCACCGACATGCTGCGCCGCCGCCCCGACATTATCGCGGCGGAGCGCCGTCTGGCAGCCTCCAGCGATCGCATCGGGGTGGCGATCTCGGACTATTACCCCAAGGTCTCGCTGTCGGGCGCGCTGGGGTTTGACAGCATCAGCGCGGCCAGCCTGTTCTCCAAGGGCGCCTTTACTGCCACCGGTGGCGGGCTGATCCGCTGGCGGCTGTTCGATTTCGGCAAGGTGGATGCGCAGGTCAAACAGGCACGCGGCGCCAATGCCGAGGCGCTGGCGCTCTATCGCCAGACGGTGCTGCGCGCGGCGGAAGATGTCGAGGACAGCCTGATCACCCTGTCCCAGACGCAGGACCGCGTGACCGAGGTGCAGGAACAGGTCGCGGCTCTGACCAAAGCGCGCGATCTGGCCCAGCAGTCCTGGAAGGCCGGTTCCACCCCGCTCACCGATGTGATCAACGCCGACCAGCAATTGCTGATCGCCCGCGACCAGCTCGACAGCGAGCGGGCCGGAAGCGCGCGAGCCGCTGTGGCCGTCTTCCGCGCGCTGGGCGGTGGATGGCAGCCGACCGGGCTGCGGGTCGCCGCGAAAAGCTGA
- a CDS encoding TetR/AcrR family transcriptional regulator: protein MRDTARRLMDLAEARMREAGYHGFSFRDIGAEAGITSASVHHHFPTKAAMVAAIIQRHNARFAASVAPRPGETGREVIEAYRLAFRDALHSTGGMCLAGMLGAESGGLPPLLHEEVEQFFHDCIEDLARRIGGVDPRNRAFAIMALLEGGLILAQVYKDVAAFDHATADLASQ from the coding sequence TTGCGAGACACTGCCAGACGATTGATGGATCTTGCCGAAGCCCGCATGCGCGAGGCAGGCTATCACGGCTTCAGCTTCCGCGACATCGGGGCCGAGGCCGGGATCACCAGCGCCAGCGTCCATCACCACTTTCCCACCAAGGCGGCGATGGTCGCGGCGATCATCCAGCGGCACAACGCCCGTTTTGCCGCCTCTGTCGCGCCCCGGCCCGGCGAGACGGGGCGTGAGGTCATCGAGGCCTATCGCCTCGCCTTTCGCGATGCGCTGCACAGCACGGGCGGCATGTGTCTGGCCGGGATGCTGGGCGCTGAATCGGGGGGACTGCCGCCCTTGCTTCATGAGGAGGTCGAGCAGTTCTTCCACGATTGCATCGAGGATCTGGCCCGCCGTATCGGCGGTGTCGATCCCAGAAACCGCGCCTTTGCGATCATGGCGCTGCTGGAGGGTGGCCTGATCCTGGCGCAGGTCTATAAGGATGTCGCGGCCTTCGATCACGCCACGGCGGATCTTGCGAGCCAATGA
- a CDS encoding methylated-DNA--[protein]-cysteine S-methyltransferase: MHNIFATDYGFAAIGWNGRGVTAFRLPAPGADQAERALLKRQPGSTPVDPPAQVQEVIEAAQRYFAGAMQDFSFVPVDLGEQEPLFLRIYQAVRQLGWGQTTSYGAVARDLGEEPQMARVVGEAMACNPVPLIIPCHRVLAAGGKIGGFSAPGGSESKAHMLALEGALPAQAPAKPVDAQIGFGF; encoded by the coding sequence ATGCATAACATTTTCGCCACCGACTATGGCTTTGCGGCGATCGGCTGGAACGGCAGGGGCGTCACCGCCTTTCGCCTGCCCGCACCGGGTGCCGATCAGGCGGAGCGGGCCCTGCTGAAACGGCAGCCCGGTTCCACGCCCGTCGATCCGCCCGCACAGGTGCAAGAGGTGATCGAGGCAGCGCAGCGCTATTTCGCCGGAGCGATGCAGGATTTCTCCTTCGTGCCGGTCGATCTGGGCGAGCAGGAGCCTTTGTTCCTGCGTATCTATCAGGCGGTGCGGCAGTTGGGCTGGGGGCAGACCACCAGCTATGGCGCGGTGGCGCGCGATCTGGGCGAAGAGCCGCAGATGGCCCGCGTGGTGGGCGAGGCCATGGCGTGCAATCCGGTCCCCTTGATCATCCCCTGCCATCGCGTGCTGGCCGCCGGGGGCAAGATCGGCGGTTTCTCGGCGCCGGGCGGGTCGGAGTCGAAAGCGCATATGCTGGCGCTGGAAGGGGCACTGCCTGCTCAAGCGCCTGCCAAGCCGGTCGATGCGCAGATCGGTTTTGGTTTCTGA
- a CDS encoding LysR family transcriptional regulator — MMRADLNDYAYFVEVVAHGGFAPAGRALREPKSKLSRRIAGLEAWLGVRLIERSSRRFRVTEVGQSFYERCRAMLDEAQQAEAVVAQAQSEPHGRVRFSCPTGLVEVISPILTQFLARYPKVRLQLVATDRGVDLIEERIDLALRVRVALTSDAALTMRSLGQSSRILVGSPQMATRIGGDIAALASHPTLGTSNEMGEITWHLEQEDGTAHQHRHEPRMSCADFAAVRAAAIADLGVALLPDHICAEALRSGQLVHILPDWQAQRGIVHLVFTTRRGLPPAVRALIDQLAAGFPKSTHAWAR; from the coding sequence ATGATGCGCGCCGACCTCAACGACTATGCCTATTTCGTGGAGGTGGTGGCACATGGCGGTTTCGCCCCGGCGGGCAGGGCATTGCGCGAACCCAAGTCGAAACTCAGCCGCCGCATCGCCGGGCTGGAGGCGTGGCTCGGCGTCCGGCTGATCGAGCGTTCCAGCCGCCGTTTCCGCGTCACCGAGGTCGGGCAGAGCTTCTACGAACGCTGCCGCGCCATGCTGGACGAGGCGCAGCAGGCCGAAGCAGTGGTCGCGCAGGCCCAGTCCGAACCGCATGGCCGGGTGCGCTTCAGTTGCCCGACGGGGCTGGTCGAGGTGATCTCGCCGATCCTTACGCAGTTCCTTGCCCGCTATCCCAAAGTGCGGCTGCAACTGGTGGCGACGGATCGCGGGGTCGATCTGATCGAGGAACGCATCGATCTGGCGCTGCGCGTGCGCGTGGCGCTCACCAGCGATGCGGCGCTGACGATGCGCTCCCTTGGCCAGTCCTCACGCATTCTGGTGGGCAGTCCGCAGATGGCCACACGCATCGGCGGCGATATCGCGGCACTGGCCAGTCACCCGACACTGGGCACCAGCAATGAGATGGGCGAGATCACCTGGCATCTGGAGCAGGAGGACGGCACCGCCCATCAGCACCGCCACGAACCGCGCATGAGCTGCGCCGATTTTGCCGCCGTGCGCGCGGCGGCCATCGCCGATCTGGGCGTGGCCCTGCTGCCCGACCATATCTGCGCCGAGGCGCTGCGCAGCGGCCAGCTCGTGCATATCCTGCCGGACTGGCAGGCGCAGCGCGGCATCGTCCATCTGGTCTTCACGACAAGACGCGGCCTCCCCCCCGCCGTGCGCGCACTGATCGACCAACTGGCGGCTGGCTTCCCCAAATCAACCCACGCATGGGCGAGGTGA
- a CDS encoding glucose 1-dehydrogenase, translated as MASKFDNKVVVVTGGTSGIGLATAKAFADEGASVFITGRRQEALDSAVKAIGGNVTGVRGDMADLADIDRLYDAVQQQHAQIDVVFANAGGGEFAPLGAISEEHYQSTFDTNVKGVLFTVQKALPLLRDGASVVLTASTTSLQGTPAFSVYSATKAAVRSFARNWILDLKDRHIRVNAISPGVTDTPGVTHLFGENAEGTKDYLAGLIPAGRIGQPEEIAKAVLFLASEDASFINGIELFVDGGQAQI; from the coding sequence ATGGCAAGCAAGTTCGACAACAAGGTGGTGGTGGTCACCGGTGGCACCAGCGGTATCGGTCTGGCCACGGCGAAGGCTTTCGCGGATGAGGGCGCCTCGGTGTTCATCACCGGTCGCCGCCAGGAAGCGCTGGACAGCGCGGTCAAGGCCATCGGCGGGAATGTGACAGGCGTGCGCGGCGACATGGCCGATCTGGCCGATATCGACCGCCTCTATGATGCCGTCCAGCAGCAGCATGCGCAGATCGACGTGGTGTTCGCCAATGCCGGTGGCGGTGAATTTGCTCCCCTCGGCGCGATCAGCGAGGAGCATTATCAGAGCACCTTCGACACCAATGTGAAGGGCGTGCTCTTCACCGTGCAAAAGGCGCTGCCGCTGCTGCGTGACGGGGCTTCGGTGGTGCTGACGGCCTCGACCACCAGCCTGCAGGGGACGCCCGCTTTCAGCGTCTATTCGGCGACCAAGGCGGCGGTGCGCAGCTTTGCCCGCAACTGGATCCTGGATCTGAAGGACCGCCATATCCGCGTCAATGCCATCAGCCCCGGCGTCACCGACACCCCCGGCGTGACCCATCTCTTCGGTGAGAATGCGGAAGGCACCAAGGACTATCTGGCCGGGCTGATCCCCGCCGGACGCATCGGCCAGCCCGAGGAAATTGCCAAGGCGGTGCTGTTCCTTGCCTCCGAGGATGCCAGCTTTATCAATGGCATCGAACTCTTCGTCGACGGCGGGCAGGCGCAGATCTGA
- a CDS encoding LysR family transcriptional regulator: MELRHIRYFLTVAEEGNFTRAAQKLGMSQPPLSSQIKALEEELGAQLFHRIPQGAELTIAGKVLRDRIAAIPDLIEAALRDTRRAAKGETGSVRLGFTGSAAFNHRVPNTIRTFRRKFPEVELSLSEDNSQGLVTALLTGTLDVAFIRPTSVDHTGLRIYPLEEEPLIVALPSTRVPPSDPVRLIDLAQEPLIVTPRSLGPTLFDETLALCRKAGFEPVQGQSAPQVASVLALVAAELGFALVPDSMRDTALRGVSYYALEETASVTLALALRSGEHAPAVLAFATESRFPDAP, from the coding sequence GTGGAACTCAGGCATATCCGCTATTTCCTGACCGTGGCCGAGGAAGGCAACTTCACCCGCGCCGCGCAGAAGCTGGGGATGAGCCAGCCGCCGCTCAGCTCCCAGATCAAGGCGCTGGAAGAGGAACTGGGCGCGCAGCTCTTCCACCGCATCCCGCAAGGCGCGGAACTGACCATCGCGGGCAAGGTGCTGCGCGACCGCATCGCGGCCATTCCCGATCTGATCGAGGCCGCCCTGCGCGATACGCGGCGCGCCGCCAAGGGCGAGACGGGTTCGGTGCGTCTGGGCTTTACCGGCTCCGCGGCGTTCAACCACCGCGTGCCCAACACCATCCGTACCTTCCGCCGCAAGTTTCCCGAGGTGGAACTGAGCCTGAGCGAGGACAATTCGCAGGGCCTCGTCACCGCCCTGCTGACGGGCACGCTGGACGTGGCCTTTATCCGCCCGACATCGGTCGACCATACCGGCCTGCGCATCTATCCGCTGGAGGAAGAGCCGCTGATCGTCGCCCTGCCCTCCACCCGCGTGCCGCCCAGCGATCCTGTCCGTCTGATCGATCTGGCGCAGGAGCCGCTGATCGTCACGCCGCGTAGCCTTGGGCCAACGCTGTTCGACGAAACGCTGGCCCTGTGCCGCAAGGCCGGTTTCGAGCCGGTGCAGGGCCAATCCGCGCCTCAGGTCGCCTCGGTGCTGGCGCTGGTGGCGGCCGAGCTTGGCTTTGCGCTGGTGCCCGATTCCATGCGCGACACCGCGCTGCGCGGCGTCAGCTATTACGCGCTGGAGGAGACGGCTTCCGTTACCCTCGCGCTGGCGTTGCGATCGGGCGAGCATGCACCGGCGGTTCTGGCTTTCGCCACGGAAAGCCGGTTTCCCGACGCCCCCTGA
- a CDS encoding alpha/beta fold hydrolase: MHSSTMLSPVYPSFPAAANDTHARLEPTVFLPGLLCDQSLWQNQVEALADVCAPMIANLTLDDTIEAMARRTLAAAPARFSLVGLSMGGYVALEIMRQAPERVTRLALVDTSARADTAERAAQRRAGMESLKRGKFVGITHGLLGNLIHRSQMETQVGSQMRSMASRVGGEAFLRQQNAILNRPDFSAVLPDIAVPTMIVVGDDDRVTPVSHSLEMHEAIAGSTFHLVRECGHMAALERPEDTNALLRDWLEAA; encoded by the coding sequence ATGCACAGTTCCACCATGCTTTCCCCGGTCTATCCGTCCTTTCCTGCCGCCGCGAATGACACCCATGCCCGGCTGGAGCCCACCGTCTTCCTGCCCGGCCTGCTCTGCGACCAGAGCCTGTGGCAGAACCAGGTCGAGGCGCTGGCCGATGTCTGCGCGCCGATGATCGCCAATCTGACGCTGGACGACACGATCGAGGCCATGGCCCGCCGCACGCTGGCGGCAGCGCCCGCGCGCTTCTCGCTGGTGGGCCTCTCGATGGGGGGCTATGTGGCGCTGGAAATCATGCGGCAGGCGCCCGAGCGTGTGACCCGGCTGGCGCTGGTCGACACCAGCGCGCGGGCCGATACCGCCGAGCGCGCGGCGCAGCGCCGGGCGGGCATGGAATCATTGAAGCGCGGCAAGTTCGTGGGGATCACCCATGGCCTGCTGGGCAATCTGATCCATCGCTCGCAGATGGAGACGCAGGTCGGCAGCCAGATGCGCTCCATGGCCTCGCGCGTGGGCGGAGAGGCGTTCCTGCGCCAGCAGAATGCCATTCTCAACCGTCCCGATTTCAGCGCGGTGCTGCCGGACATCGCGGTGCCCACGATGATCGTGGTCGGCGATGATGACCGCGTGACGCCGGTCTCCCATTCGCTGGAGATGCATGAGGCGATTGCCGGGTCCACCTTCCATCTGGTGCGCGAATGCGGCCATATGGCGGCGCTGGAGCGCCCCGAGGACACCAACGCCCTGCTGCGCGACTGGCTGGAGGCGGCGTAA
- a CDS encoding alpha-L-fucosidase yields the protein MFDRRGLIGSAAAAATTLLSSQAAGTGVRGRVQPGWDSLAASWRMPDWFRDAKFGIWAHWGAQAVPEFGDWYGRLMYVQGDPFYEHHLKHYSHPARSGFMEIENLWKAQAWEPETLIDLYKKAGARYFMALACHHDNLDTFDSAHHAWNTLRVGPRRDIVGGWEKAARRAGLRFGVSNHASHSWHWWQTAYGYDAEGAMQGQRYDAWHLRKEHGTGTWWEGLDPQELYNGPWYAAPDGITSVKAMNDWHAAHDGVWSEDAPPGPRGAAYAAKWLARQQDLVAKYRPDLVYFDDTGLPLGQAGIAAAADYYNRAIDWHGTPDVVLTGKQLTPLQRQGIVEDVERGFADAIRPQPWQTDTCLGSWFYDRPLAERKGYKSAKQVLQRLCDVVAKNGCLLLSVPLRADGTHDEQEMGILADLGRWFAVNGTGIYGTRPWRVFGEGPNVPPKGMQSEAEMKPYTAQDIRITAGGGGLNLFLLDWPEGEARIACLGRRASDGVIERVTLNGGGPVRFVQDEDGLRLTLPAGGRDLPVPGLRIEGRGLV from the coding sequence ATGTTCGACCGCCGTGGATTGATCGGCTCTGCCGCTGCGGCTGCGACCACCTTGCTGTCGTCGCAAGCGGCCGGGACTGGGGTCAGGGGCAGGGTGCAGCCCGGTTGGGATTCGCTGGCCGCCTCATGGCGCATGCCCGACTGGTTCCGCGATGCCAAATTCGGCATCTGGGCGCATTGGGGCGCGCAGGCCGTGCCCGAATTCGGGGACTGGTACGGGCGGCTGATGTATGTGCAGGGCGATCCTTTCTACGAACATCACCTCAAGCACTACAGCCATCCCGCTCGCTCCGGTTTCATGGAGATCGAAAATCTCTGGAAGGCGCAGGCGTGGGAGCCTGAAACGCTGATCGATCTCTACAAGAAGGCGGGCGCGCGCTATTTCATGGCGCTGGCTTGCCACCATGACAATCTCGACACCTTCGACAGCGCACATCACGCTTGGAACACGCTGCGTGTCGGCCCCCGGCGCGACATTGTCGGCGGCTGGGAAAAGGCCGCGCGCCGCGCAGGCTTGCGTTTCGGGGTTTCCAACCATGCCTCGCATAGCTGGCACTGGTGGCAGACCGCCTATGGCTATGATGCCGAAGGGGCCATGCAGGGGCAGCGCTATGACGCCTGGCATCTGCGCAAGGAGCACGGCACCGGCACATGGTGGGAAGGCCTCGACCCGCAGGAGCTGTACAATGGCCCGTGGTATGCCGCGCCCGATGGCATCACCTCGGTCAAGGCGATGAACGACTGGCATGCCGCGCATGACGGCGTTTGGAGCGAAGATGCGCCGCCCGGTCCGCGCGGGGCAGCCTATGCCGCCAAATGGCTGGCGCGCCAGCAGGATCTTGTGGCCAAATACCGGCCCGATCTTGTCTATTTCGATGATACCGGCCTGCCGCTGGGGCAGGCGGGGATCGCAGCCGCCGCCGACTATTACAACCGCGCCATCGACTGGCACGGTACGCCCGATGTGGTGCTGACGGGCAAGCAGCTCACGCCGTTGCAGCGGCAGGGCATTGTCGAGGATGTCGAGCGTGGTTTTGCCGATGCCATCCGCCCGCAGCCATGGCAGACCGACACCTGCCTCGGCAGTTGGTTCTACGACCGCCCGCTCGCCGAGCGCAAAGGCTACAAAAGCGCCAAGCAGGTGCTGCAGCGCCTGTGCGATGTCGTGGCCAAGAACGGCTGCCTGCTGCTGTCCGTGCCGCTGCGCGCCGATGGCACGCATGACGAGCAGGAGATGGGCATTCTGGCCGATCTGGGGCGCTGGTTCGCGGTCAATGGCACGGGCATCTATGGCACGCGGCCATGGCGCGTCTTTGGCGAGGGGCCCAATGTGCCGCCCAAGGGCATGCAGAGCGAGGCGGAAATGAAGCCCTATACCGCACAGGATATCCGCATCACGGCGGGTGGCGGCGGGCTGAACCTCTTCCTGCTGGATTGGCCCGAGGGGGAGGCGCGCATCGCCTGTCTCGGCCGCCGGGCGAGTGACGGGGTGATCGAGCGGGTGACGCTGAACGGCGGCGGCCCGGTGCGCTTTGTGCAGGATGAGGATGGGCTGCGGCTGACTCTGCCGGCGGGCGGGCGCGATCTGCCGGTACCGGGTCTGCGGATCGAGGGGCGCGGGTTGGTCTGA